A genomic window from Vanessa atalanta chromosome 7, ilVanAtal1.2, whole genome shotgun sequence includes:
- the LOC125065337 gene encoding ovochymase-like isoform X2, with the protein MKTLYLVLSLCVLQVHSMALTGPVLTRYRPCELGVIHFDKITDLLWRGEIDLELYQKLVNVEIEIAFEKQMSLHGISHNSTVIIKNNSHDFIFKPKGDVPKKYYIFTSINGSTTPEIPVVTTFRLNEMVLCNDYVKAAQTIDSLNVTKANDRDYRHYCGRRALEHGELTSMRTDSKSGDWPWHVAILIRKPNTNLANYQCGGNVITRTAILTAGHCMFLEGNLIETERIVIEAGVANLKNMNETGRQTLNAERVILHPGYSTEHATSDLAIVVVNKLRYTEYVQPICIWGPVYDKTALFGKPAVVTGFGTTEQNVLSDTLRSTDTLIQNDTTCIAYMPELYSKLLNEFTICAGFGPNTVGVGSLFPLCSPITKSVGFFVECYLNAAY; encoded by the exons ATGAAAACGCTTTATTTAGTTCTATCTCTATGCGTTTTGCAAGTGCATTCAATGGCGCTCACGGGACCAGTTTTAACAAGATACCGACCGTGCGAACTTGGTGTGATACATTTCGACAAAATAACGGATTTATTGTGGCGCGGTGAAATAGACTTAGAATTATACCAAAAGTTAGTGAATGTGGAGATTGAAATCGCCTTTGAGAAGCAGATGTCGCTCCACGGG ATTTCGCATAATTcaactgttattattaaaaataattcacacgACTTCATATTCAAACCAAAAGGTGACGTTccaaagaaatattacatatttacatcAATTAATGGAAGTACTACCCCCGAAATACCTGTTGTGACGACCTTTAGACTTAATGAAATGGTGCTCTGTAACGATTATGTTAAG GCCGCTCAAACGATTGATTCTCTAAATGTGACAAAGGCAAACGACAGAGATTACCGACACTACTGCGGTAGGAGAGCCTTAGAACACGGAGAATTGACTTCTATGCGAACCGATTCTAAGTCTGGGGACTGGCCATGGCATGTGGCGATATTGATAAGAAAACCAAATACGAATCTAGCGAATTACCAGTGTGGAGGAAACGTTATAACCAGGACTGCCATTCTAACCG ctgGACATTGCATGTTCTTAGAAGGGAATTTAATAGAAACTGAGAGAATTGTCATTGAAGCCGGTGTTGCAAATCTCAAAAATATGAATGAGACTGGTAGACAAACATTAAAT GCTGAGAGAGTAATTCTGCATCCGGGCTACAGTACAGAGCACGCTACTTCAGACCTCGCTATTGTAGTTGTAAATAAACTGCGCTATACTGAATACGTCCAACCCATTTGTATTTGGGGGCCAGTGTACGACAAAACTGCGCTTTTTGGCAAGCCAGCTGTg gTGACTGGATTTGGGACAACGGAACAAAACGTGCTGTCAGACACACTGAGATCGACGGACACGTTAATACAGAACGACACAACGTGCATTGCATATATGCCTGAATTATATTCGAAATTACttaatgaatttacaatttgcGCGGGCTTTGGACCCAACACTG TGGGGGTGGGCTCGTTGTTCCCACTATGCAGCCCGATCACAAAGTCAGTTGGTTTCTTCGTGGAGTGTTATCTAAATGCGGCTTATTGA
- the LOC125065337 gene encoding ovochymase-like isoform X1: MKTLYLVLSLCVLQVHSMALTGPVLTRYRPCELGVIHFDKITDLLWRGEIDLELYQKLVNVEIEIAFEKQMSLHGISHNSTVIIKNNSHDFIFKPKGDVPKKYYIFTSINGSTTPEIPVVTTFRLNEMVLCNDYVKAAQTIDSLNVTKANDRDYRHYCGRRALEHGELTSMRTDSKSGDWPWHVAILIRKPNTNLANYQCGGNVITRTAILTAGHCMFLEGNLIETERIVIEAGVANLKNMNETGRQTLNAERVILHPGYSTEHATSDLAIVVVNKLRYTEYVQPICIWGPVYDKTALFGKPAVVTGFGTTEQNVLSDTLRSTDTLIQNDTTCIAYMPELYSKLLNEFTICAGFGPNTGINPRNGDSGGGLVVPTMQPDHKVSWFLRGVLSKCGLLTGQTFCDPKLYVVYTDVGPHYGWIYHHAGLRYSSNIIS; encoded by the exons ATGAAAACGCTTTATTTAGTTCTATCTCTATGCGTTTTGCAAGTGCATTCAATGGCGCTCACGGGACCAGTTTTAACAAGATACCGACCGTGCGAACTTGGTGTGATACATTTCGACAAAATAACGGATTTATTGTGGCGCGGTGAAATAGACTTAGAATTATACCAAAAGTTAGTGAATGTGGAGATTGAAATCGCCTTTGAGAAGCAGATGTCGCTCCACGGG ATTTCGCATAATTcaactgttattattaaaaataattcacacgACTTCATATTCAAACCAAAAGGTGACGTTccaaagaaatattacatatttacatcAATTAATGGAAGTACTACCCCCGAAATACCTGTTGTGACGACCTTTAGACTTAATGAAATGGTGCTCTGTAACGATTATGTTAAG GCCGCTCAAACGATTGATTCTCTAAATGTGACAAAGGCAAACGACAGAGATTACCGACACTACTGCGGTAGGAGAGCCTTAGAACACGGAGAATTGACTTCTATGCGAACCGATTCTAAGTCTGGGGACTGGCCATGGCATGTGGCGATATTGATAAGAAAACCAAATACGAATCTAGCGAATTACCAGTGTGGAGGAAACGTTATAACCAGGACTGCCATTCTAACCG ctgGACATTGCATGTTCTTAGAAGGGAATTTAATAGAAACTGAGAGAATTGTCATTGAAGCCGGTGTTGCAAATCTCAAAAATATGAATGAGACTGGTAGACAAACATTAAAT GCTGAGAGAGTAATTCTGCATCCGGGCTACAGTACAGAGCACGCTACTTCAGACCTCGCTATTGTAGTTGTAAATAAACTGCGCTATACTGAATACGTCCAACCCATTTGTATTTGGGGGCCAGTGTACGACAAAACTGCGCTTTTTGGCAAGCCAGCTGTg gTGACTGGATTTGGGACAACGGAACAAAACGTGCTGTCAGACACACTGAGATCGACGGACACGTTAATACAGAACGACACAACGTGCATTGCATATATGCCTGAATTATATTCGAAATTACttaatgaatttacaatttgcGCGGGCTTTGGACCCAACACTG gTATTAATCCTCGAAACGGAGACAGTGGGGGTGGGCTCGTTGTTCCCACTATGCAGCCCGATCACAAAGTCAGTTGGTTTCTTCGTGGAGTGTTATCTAAATGCGGCTTATTGACTGGTCAAACATTCTGTGACCCAAAACTGTACGTAGTTTATACAGATGTGGGGCCCCATTATGGCTGGATATACCATCACGCTGGTCTACGTTACtctagtaatattatttcataa